One bacterium DNA segment encodes these proteins:
- a CDS encoding 6-carboxytetrahydropterin synthase: protein MAAAESFRVHVTKDYLKFSAAHFIAYPGFRERLHGHNYRVAIALDGQLGPQGYVVDFGVVKRIARRLCERLDERLLIPERSDCLAIRADATTVHVRYEQDEFRFPRGDVLLLPIVHTSVEELAQYLAGELRRELDAEGVGPLDAVEVSVEESFGQRAIYRREG, encoded by the coding sequence ATGGCCGCCGCCGAGTCGTTCCGCGTTCACGTCACCAAGGACTATCTCAAGTTCTCGGCGGCGCACTTCATCGCCTATCCCGGCTTTCGCGAGCGGCTGCACGGCCACAACTACCGCGTCGCGATCGCCCTCGACGGTCAGCTCGGGCCGCAGGGCTACGTGGTCGACTTCGGCGTCGTGAAGCGGATCGCGCGCCGCCTCTGCGAGCGGCTGGACGAACGGCTGCTGATCCCCGAGCGCAGCGACTGCCTCGCGATCCGCGCCGACGCCACCACCGTGCACGTGCGCTACGAACAGGACGAGTTCCGGTTTCCCCGCGGCGACGTCCTGCTGTTGCCCATCGTCCACACCTCGGTCGAGGAGCTCGCCCAGTATCTCGCCGGCGAGCTGCGGCGCGAGCTCGACGCCGAGGGGGTGGGCCCGCTCGACGCCGTCGAGGTGTCGGTCGAGGAGAGCTTCGGCCAGCGCGCCATCTACCGGCGCGAGGGCTGA
- a CDS encoding acyl-CoA/acyl-ACP dehydrogenase: MRLIPTPEQQELCDAVARFCAEQITPERLLAWQREPRGIDGRAWDAIAELGWFGLALPEARGGSGLGLIELALLLRECGRGLIPRSVINAIRAGWALARLAPEAPELEAIAAGRAIVALALDEQHARDPRHFLTAIEGEAPARVRGEKWGVANGLSADWHLVAGRGRDGVQLALVRGEHGERRPLRTFDGEEQAVVTYADVPAERRVGGHGAAALAALRREATALALAEMVGGMQAALDATVAYVKEREQFGQKIAVFQAVQHQVADMATAYTAARHLTWQAITRMAAGSEQGGELEHAVAFTAPAFKRLAWTAHHLHGGAGFVVEHPLHYHSERAQALAIRYAPEAPALAAVAVALLD, from the coding sequence ATGCGGCTGATCCCGACCCCGGAGCAGCAGGAGCTGTGCGACGCCGTCGCCCGCTTCTGCGCCGAGCAGATCACCCCCGAGCGCCTGCTCGCCTGGCAGCGGGAGCCGCGCGGCATCGACGGCCGGGCCTGGGACGCCATCGCCGAGCTCGGCTGGTTCGGGCTGGCCCTGCCGGAGGCGCGCGGCGGCAGCGGACTCGGGCTGATCGAGCTGGCCCTGCTGCTGCGCGAATGCGGCCGCGGCCTCATCCCGCGCAGCGTGATCAACGCCATCCGCGCCGGCTGGGCCCTGGCGCGGCTCGCGCCCGAGGCGCCGGAGCTGGAGGCGATCGCCGCCGGGCGCGCCATCGTGGCGTTGGCGCTCGACGAGCAGCACGCGCGCGACCCGCGCCACTTCCTCACCGCCATCGAAGGCGAGGCGCCGGCGCGGGTGCGCGGCGAGAAGTGGGGGGTCGCCAACGGGCTGAGCGCCGACTGGCACCTGGTGGCGGGGCGTGGTCGCGACGGCGTCCAGCTCGCGTTGGTCCGCGGCGAGCATGGCGAGCGGCGGCCGCTGCGCACCTTCGATGGCGAGGAGCAGGCGGTGGTCACCTATGCCGACGTGCCGGCCGAGCGGCGGGTCGGCGGCCACGGCGCGGCGGCGCTCGCCGCGCTGCGGCGCGAGGCGACGGCGCTGGCCCTGGCGGAGATGGTGGGCGGCATGCAGGCGGCGCTCGACGCCACCGTCGCCTACGTCAAGGAGCGCGAGCAGTTCGGGCAGAAGATCGCCGTCTTCCAGGCGGTGCAGCACCAGGTCGCCGACATGGCGACGGCGTACACCGCGGCCCGCCATCTCACCTGGCAGGCGATCACCCGCATGGCGGCCGGCAGCGAGCAGGGCGGCGAGCTCGAGCACGCGGTGGCCTTCACGGCGCCGGCGTTCAAGCGCCTCGCCTGGACGGCGCACCACCTGCACGGCGGCGCCGGGTTCGTGGTCGAGCACCCGCTGCACTACCACAGCGAGCGCGCGCAGGCACTGGCGATCCGCTACGCGCCGGAGGCGCCGGCGCTCGCCGCCGTGGCCGTGGCGTTGCTCGACTGA
- a CDS encoding outer membrane lipoprotein-sorting protein, with translation MSRPSCVVAVCLLTVAASPARGEDLATLLAGATAGTRPTAAVRGDGTLTSVSPDGTTQARVAVLQQPSGDLYFEVQPPGTRALLLANGAAWLSPKAGASAVAFAKDAALAGSEFSREDLQPFDAARYGSPTIVDRSPAETTVQLDPRDSQYTLVVVTFDREKQVPVKVMSYKDTLSHLLRMRRERGHQQIAGRWLPTEIAIENFPMQVTSTLTLQWRTTEAPPARFDPKTFATAPPLLP, from the coding sequence ATGTCGCGTCCGTCGTGTGTCGTCGCTGTTTGCCTCCTCACCGTCGCCGCGTCGCCGGCGCGCGGCGAGGACCTCGCCACCCTGCTCGCCGGCGCCACCGCCGGGACGCGCCCCACCGCGGCCGTGCGCGGCGACGGCACGCTGACCAGCGTCTCGCCCGACGGCACGACGCAGGCCCGCGTCGCCGTCCTGCAGCAACCGAGCGGCGATCTGTACTTCGAGGTCCAGCCACCCGGCACCCGGGCGCTGCTGCTGGCGAACGGCGCCGCGTGGCTCTCGCCGAAGGCCGGCGCGTCCGCCGTGGCATTTGCCAAGGACGCGGCGCTCGCCGGCAGCGAGTTCTCGCGCGAGGACCTGCAGCCCTTCGATGCCGCGCGCTACGGCTCGCCGACGATCGTCGACCGCAGCCCCGCTGAGACCACCGTCCAACTCGACCCGCGCGACTCGCAGTACACCCTGGTGGTCGTCACCTTCGACCGCGAGAAGCAGGTGCCGGTGAAGGTGATGAGCTACAAGGATACCCTGAGCCACCTGCTGCGCATGCGCCGCGAGCGCGGCCACCAGCAGATCGCCGGCCGCTGGCTGCCGACCGAGATCGCGATCGAGAACTTCCCGATGCAGGTGACCAGCACCCTGACGCTCCAGTGGCGCACGACCGAGGCGCCGCCGGCGCGCTTCGACCCCAAGACCTTCGCCACGGCCCCACCCCTGCTGCCCTGA
- a CDS encoding c-type cytochrome has product MRSWSGVLVHVTMAAVVVGTAAARAADEDPALAQGRALYGEYCASCHGADGKGADTAKSKGSDLTQIAKKNGGKFPFYDVMLQISGRKPTGQEQDTSLPGSVTSPHGDGKMPSWGQIFARQEGVTALDLQLQTTGKIMLITEYLQSIQQR; this is encoded by the coding sequence ATGCGTAGCTGGAGCGGAGTGCTGGTACACGTGACGATGGCGGCGGTGGTGGTGGGCACGGCAGCGGCGCGGGCAGCAGACGAGGACCCCGCCCTCGCCCAGGGACGCGCCCTGTACGGCGAGTACTGCGCCTCGTGCCACGGCGCCGACGGCAAAGGGGCGGACACGGCGAAGAGCAAGGGATCGGATCTCACCCAGATCGCCAAGAAGAACGGCGGCAAGTTCCCCTTCTACGACGTCATGCTGCAGATCAGCGGCCGCAAGCCCACGGGGCAGGAGCAGGACACCTCGCTGCCGGGCAGCGTCACCTCGCCGCACGGCGACGGCAAGATGCCGTCGTGGGGCCAGATCTTCGCCCGGCAGGAAGGCGTGACGGCGCTCGACCTGCAGTTGCAGACCACCGGCAAGATCATGCTGATCACCGAATACCTGCAGTCGATCCAACAGCGGTAG
- a CDS encoding adenylate/guanylate cyclase domain-containing protein: MGERKTAGRRPVAATPRRQGATRLRACVVIASLRGFDQLSAHLDPQRVVALLQEFVGAMADVAVAHRAAIDAVRGDGVLLLYGVPAPRRDDPVRAVRAAAALQRAALALRNRWLSAGESRAAALGLAVGVAAGEVLVVDLRAGGGRDDTLVGEPVRRAERLCALARDGETLVDEATYASAGARLDGELTFTPRPLATRGREPRSAYRAQARRAGLLIVPRRAAATAAPLAG, from the coding sequence ATGGGTGAGCGCAAGACCGCCGGCCGCCGGCCGGTCGCCGCGACGCCGCGGCGTCAGGGAGCGACGCGGCTGCGCGCCTGCGTGGTGATCGCCAGCCTGCGCGGCTTCGATCAGTTGAGCGCCCATCTCGATCCGCAGCGCGTCGTGGCGCTGTTGCAGGAGTTCGTCGGGGCGATGGCCGACGTCGCCGTCGCGCACCGCGCGGCGATCGACGCCGTGCGCGGCGACGGCGTGCTCCTTCTCTACGGCGTGCCGGCGCCGCGGCGCGACGATCCGGTGCGCGCGGTGCGCGCCGCCGCCGCCCTGCAGCGTGCGGCGTTGGCGTTGCGCAACCGCTGGCTGTCGGCGGGCGAGAGCCGCGCCGCGGCCCTCGGCCTGGCGGTCGGCGTCGCTGCCGGCGAGGTGCTGGTGGTCGACCTGCGCGCCGGCGGCGGGCGCGACGACACCCTGGTCGGCGAGCCGGTGCGGCGCGCCGAGCGGCTGTGCGCCCTGGCGCGCGACGGCGAGACGCTGGTCGACGAGGCGACGTACGCCAGCGCCGGCGCCCGGCTCGACGGCGAGCTGACGTTCACGCCGCGCCCCCTGGCGACGCGCGGCCGCGAGCCGCGCAGCGCCTATCGCGCTCAGGCGCGGCGGGCCGGCCTGCTGATCGTGCCGCGGCGCGCCGCCGCCACCGCGGCGCCGCTCGCCGGGTGA
- a CDS encoding acyl-CoA dehydrogenase family protein, giving the protein MRYDFTPEQLAWRDEIRAFIRAHITPALLDEQREAGNEGKGPLAQEFIVKLRDKGYWGIAWPPEYGGLGRSAIDQWIFVDELEGAGAPMLPLTVTSVAPTIMRIGSEAQKKAWLPRIVAAEVDFAVAYSESEAGTDMAALRTRAVLDGDEWVINGQKMWNTMAHMATHNWVALRTEPDAPKHKGISMMIVPMDAPGVSVQPIYVWPGLRTNALFLDNVRVPRDYLIGERGMGFYYAAMALNFERLSIGSVAMVRRYFRELVALVRELEIDGQPLRAQPWVRERLARLAVDIEAARMIGLETAWALEQGAVPAAQSSMAKVFVSELTQRVADAGTEILGLNGQLHPEEPSALLHGRMQWLYRIAPMLAFGGGTNEVQRNIIAMLGYGLPRK; this is encoded by the coding sequence ATGCGCTACGACTTCACGCCGGAGCAACTCGCCTGGCGGGACGAGATCCGGGCCTTCATCCGCGCCCACATCACCCCGGCGCTGCTCGACGAGCAGCGCGAGGCGGGCAACGAGGGCAAGGGGCCGCTGGCGCAGGAGTTCATCGTCAAACTGCGCGACAAGGGCTACTGGGGCATCGCCTGGCCGCCGGAGTACGGCGGCCTCGGGCGCTCGGCCATCGACCAGTGGATCTTCGTCGACGAGCTGGAGGGGGCCGGGGCGCCGATGCTGCCGCTGACCGTCACCTCGGTGGCGCCGACGATCATGCGCATCGGCAGCGAGGCGCAGAAGAAGGCGTGGCTGCCGCGCATCGTCGCCGCCGAGGTCGACTTCGCCGTCGCCTATTCGGAGTCGGAGGCCGGCACCGACATGGCGGCGCTGCGCACGCGCGCCGTCCTGGACGGCGACGAGTGGGTGATCAACGGCCAGAAGATGTGGAACACCATGGCGCACATGGCGACCCACAACTGGGTGGCGCTGCGCACCGAGCCCGACGCGCCGAAGCACAAGGGCATCTCGATGATGATCGTGCCGATGGACGCCCCGGGCGTCTCGGTGCAGCCGATCTACGTCTGGCCCGGGCTGCGCACCAACGCGCTCTTCCTCGACAACGTGCGCGTGCCGCGCGACTACCTGATCGGCGAGCGCGGCATGGGCTTCTACTACGCGGCGATGGCGCTCAACTTCGAGCGCCTGTCGATCGGCTCGGTGGCGATGGTGCGGCGCTATTTCCGCGAGCTGGTGGCGCTGGTGCGCGAGCTGGAGATCGACGGCCAGCCGCTGCGCGCGCAGCCCTGGGTGCGCGAGCGCCTGGCGCGCCTGGCGGTGGACATCGAGGCGGCGCGCATGATCGGGCTGGAGACCGCGTGGGCGCTGGAGCAGGGCGCGGTGCCGGCGGCGCAGTCGTCGATGGCCAAGGTGTTCGTGAGCGAGCTGACGCAGCGGGTGGCCGACGCCGGCACCGAGATCCTCGGCCTGAACGGCCAGCTCCATCCGGAAGAGCCGAGCGCGCTATTGCACGGGCGCATGCAGTGGCTCTACCGCATCGCCCCGATGCTCGCCTTCGGCGGCGGCACCAACGAGGTGCAGCGCAACATCATCGCGATGCTCGGCTACGGGCTGCCGCGCAAGTGA
- a CDS encoding leucyl aminopeptidase translates to MTLVLSHTAATDIATDLLVIPVTAPPAEDPTLRRLPAPLRAVLLAEGRRRQFTGGRGQECWAHGVAAKAPLVLLLGAGAAAAPPIWYEIADAVVRHAARLHARRVAVAAGGADAEALRALAEGIPLARYRFARYRSRPAAEEPLAVTVAVDRVDAPRRDALRLGAVAAAATALTRDLANTPAQDLAPMDLARTARALARGGLRVRVHDRRALARLRMGAILGVGMGSAQPPCFVEITYRPPRPRRRVALVGKGITFDSGGLSLKTADAMQAQKRDMAGAAVVLGVMSALPALRLPVEVRGFIACAENMPSGSAMRPGDVLRACDGTTIEVLNTDAEGRLVLADALAYAARQRPDCIIDFATLTAVVRTALGPRCAAVLGTDRRLIGELIAAAADANEMLWELPLIEEYRRDIDSRVADIKNVGEGHSGSIVAALFLREFVAGLPWAHVDFSSTVMSDGFACHPKGASGYGVRTMLRWLARFAAHPASGAAVAAARRGTISRPARRA, encoded by the coding sequence ATGACACTCGTGCTCAGCCACACCGCCGCCACCGACATCGCCACCGACCTGCTCGTCATCCCGGTCACCGCCCCCCCCGCCGAGGACCCGACGCTGCGCCGCCTGCCGGCGCCGCTGCGCGCGGTCCTCCTCGCCGAGGGCCGTCGCCGCCAGTTCACCGGCGGCCGCGGCCAGGAGTGCTGGGCGCACGGCGTGGCGGCGAAAGCGCCGCTCGTGCTGCTGCTCGGCGCCGGCGCCGCGGCGGCGCCGCCGATCTGGTACGAGATCGCCGACGCCGTGGTCCGCCACGCGGCCCGTCTGCACGCGCGCCGCGTCGCCGTCGCCGCCGGCGGCGCCGATGCCGAGGCGCTGCGCGCCCTCGCCGAGGGCATCCCGCTCGCCCGCTATCGCTTCGCCCGCTACCGCTCGCGGCCGGCCGCCGAGGAGCCGCTGGCGGTGACCGTCGCCGTCGACCGCGTCGACGCGCCGCGCCGCGACGCCCTGCGCCTCGGCGCCGTCGCCGCGGCGGCCACGGCGCTGACCCGCGACCTCGCCAACACGCCGGCCCAGGACCTGGCGCCGATGGACCTGGCGCGCACGGCGCGCGCCCTGGCGCGCGGCGGGCTGCGGGTGCGCGTCCACGACCGGCGCGCCCTGGCCCGCCTGCGCATGGGCGCGATCCTCGGCGTCGGCATGGGCAGCGCCCAGCCGCCGTGCTTCGTCGAGATCACCTACCGGCCGCCGCGCCCGCGCCGGCGCGTCGCCCTGGTCGGCAAGGGCATCACCTTCGACAGCGGCGGCCTGTCGCTGAAGACGGCGGACGCCATGCAGGCGCAGAAGCGCGACATGGCCGGCGCCGCCGTCGTGCTCGGCGTCATGTCGGCGCTACCGGCCCTCCGCCTGCCGGTCGAGGTGCGCGGCTTCATCGCCTGCGCCGAGAACATGCCGAGCGGCAGCGCCATGCGGCCGGGCGACGTGCTGCGCGCCTGCGACGGCACGACGATCGAGGTCCTCAACACCGACGCCGAGGGGCGCCTGGTGCTCGCCGACGCGCTCGCCTACGCCGCCCGCCAGCGGCCGGACTGCATCATCGACTTCGCCACCCTCACCGCGGTGGTCCGCACCGCCCTCGGACCGCGCTGCGCGGCGGTGCTCGGCACCGATCGGCGGCTGATCGGCGAGCTCATCGCCGCCGCCGCCGACGCCAACGAGATGCTCTGGGAGCTGCCGCTGATCGAGGAGTACCGGCGCGACATCGACAGCCGGGTCGCCGACATCAAGAACGTCGGCGAGGGCCACTCGGGCAGCATCGTCGCCGCGCTCTTCCTGCGCGAGTTCGTCGCCGGCCTGCCGTGGGCCCACGTCGACTTCTCGAGCACCGTGATGTCGGACGGCTTCGCCTGCCACCCCAAGGGGGCCAGCGGCTACGGCGTGCGGACGATGCTGCGCTGGCTGGCGCGCTTCGCCGCTCACCCGGCGAGCGGCGCCGCGGTGGCGGCGGCGCGCCGCGGCACGATCAGCAGGCCGGCCCGCCGCGCCTGA
- the nadA gene encoding quinolinate synthase NadA, with amino-acid sequence MDAPVEKSGAELADELARLQQPNLYSPAACDAMARTIARIHALKRERNAVILAHNYQRPEIFEVADVVGDSLELARQGQAMDAEVIVLCGVHFMAESAKILSPEKTVLIPDLRAGCSLADSVDPDALVARRDELRALYPDLQVVAYVNTSAAVKAVVDVCVTSANAVKIVQRLPTEHILFVPDEHLASYVQRETAKTVISWDGNCYVHHQITPENILAVKRTLPDVKVLVHPECRSDVIALADAVLSTSGMVRYAKESAAREFLIVTECGLSDKLLLEVPEKTFYKACKLCQFMKMITLESTQRALERMQHRIELSDSVRQGAERSLRRMLELSA; translated from the coding sequence ATGGATGCCCCGGTCGAGAAGAGCGGCGCCGAGCTGGCCGACGAGCTCGCCCGCTTGCAGCAGCCGAACCTGTACTCCCCCGCCGCCTGCGACGCGATGGCGCGCACCATCGCCCGCATCCACGCGCTCAAGCGCGAACGCAACGCGGTGATCCTGGCGCACAACTACCAGCGGCCGGAGATCTTCGAGGTCGCGGACGTCGTCGGCGACTCGCTCGAGCTGGCGCGCCAGGGGCAGGCGATGGACGCCGAGGTCATCGTCCTCTGCGGCGTCCACTTCATGGCCGAGTCGGCGAAGATCCTCTCGCCCGAGAAGACGGTGCTGATCCCCGACCTGCGCGCCGGCTGCTCGCTGGCCGACAGCGTCGACCCCGACGCCCTGGTGGCGCGCCGGGACGAGCTGCGCGCGCTCTATCCCGACCTGCAGGTGGTCGCCTACGTGAACACCAGCGCCGCCGTGAAGGCGGTGGTCGACGTCTGCGTCACCTCCGCCAACGCGGTGAAGATCGTGCAGCGGCTGCCGACCGAGCACATCCTGTTCGTGCCCGACGAACACCTGGCCAGCTACGTCCAGCGGGAGACGGCGAAGACGGTGATCAGTTGGGACGGCAACTGCTACGTCCACCACCAGATCACGCCCGAGAACATCCTGGCGGTGAAGCGGACGCTGCCGGACGTGAAGGTGCTGGTGCACCCGGAGTGCCGCAGCGACGTGATCGCGCTCGCCGACGCGGTGCTCTCGACCAGCGGCATGGTGCGCTACGCCAAGGAGAGCGCCGCCCGCGAGTTCCTGATCGTCACCGAGTGCGGGCTGTCGGACAAGCTGCTGCTCGAGGTGCCGGAGAAGACCTTCTACAAGGCCTGCAAGCTCTGCCAGTTCATGAAGATGATCACCCTCGAGTCGACGCAGCGGGCGCTCGAGCGGATGCAGCACCGGATCGAGCTGAGCGACAGCGTGCGCCAGGGCGCCGAGCGCAGCCTGCGGCGGATGCTCGAGCTGAGCGCGTAG
- a CDS encoding MATE family efflux transporter, with translation MATTTRSPQMALAGISASTSRVDLMRIIWTLSWPAIMTFGLESLVGLIDALMVGRLGAHAVAGVGVGTQILNAVSVMNMALATGTVAIVARHIGAQQRAHAEAALVQSIYLALLMGVAIAVPVIAWAPRMVGVFADDPEVLAAGTAFVRTIMLGVPAMAVFAVIAAGLRGAGDMRTPLLIGALLNLLNVSVAYTLIFGRFGFPVLGVRGAAAASAIAFWVGALLGLAALLRRRGALTLRRGELAPHPQMARRVLAVGSPTAIEQLLMQIGFLLYLGIAARYGTAAVAAYFIGVRILALSFLPGFGFSAAASTIVGQQLGGGQPENAARSGWEANRLAVALMSIAGLVIFLFARPIAGLFIDDAEVIADAVSFIQILALAQPLMAADSALGGALRGAGDTRFPLLTVVVGFYVARLGCAWAAAHLFGLSLAWVWAALLGDYLLRAVLKGWRFRSGVWKRARV, from the coding sequence ATGGCCACCACGACGCGCTCGCCGCAGATGGCGCTTGCCGGCATCTCGGCGTCGACCTCGCGCGTCGACCTGATGCGCATCATCTGGACGCTCTCGTGGCCGGCGATCATGACCTTCGGCCTCGAGTCGCTGGTCGGTCTGATCGATGCGCTGATGGTCGGCCGGCTCGGCGCCCACGCCGTGGCGGGGGTCGGCGTCGGGACGCAGATCCTCAACGCGGTGAGCGTCATGAACATGGCCCTGGCCACCGGCACCGTGGCGATCGTCGCCCGCCACATCGGCGCCCAGCAGCGGGCGCACGCCGAGGCGGCGCTGGTGCAGTCGATCTACCTGGCGCTGCTGATGGGCGTCGCCATCGCCGTGCCGGTCATCGCGTGGGCGCCGCGCATGGTCGGCGTCTTCGCCGACGATCCGGAGGTCCTGGCGGCCGGCACCGCCTTCGTCCGCACCATCATGCTCGGCGTGCCGGCGATGGCGGTGTTCGCGGTGATCGCCGCCGGCCTGCGCGGCGCCGGCGACATGCGCACGCCGTTGCTCATCGGCGCCCTGCTGAACCTGCTCAACGTGAGCGTCGCCTACACGCTGATCTTCGGCCGCTTCGGCTTCCCGGTCCTCGGCGTGCGCGGCGCCGCGGCGGCCAGCGCCATCGCCTTCTGGGTCGGCGCCCTGCTCGGCCTGGCGGCGTTGCTCCGCCGGCGCGGGGCGCTGACGCTGCGCCGCGGCGAGCTGGCGCCGCATCCGCAGATGGCGCGGCGCGTCCTCGCCGTCGGCAGCCCGACCGCCATCGAGCAGTTGCTGATGCAGATCGGCTTCCTGCTCTATCTCGGCATCGCCGCCCGCTACGGCACCGCGGCGGTGGCGGCGTACTTCATCGGGGTCCGCATCCTGGCGCTGTCCTTCCTCCCCGGCTTCGGCTTCAGCGCCGCCGCCAGCACCATCGTCGGCCAGCAGCTCGGCGGCGGCCAGCCCGAGAATGCCGCGCGCAGCGGCTGGGAGGCGAATCGGCTGGCCGTGGCGCTGATGTCGATCGCCGGCCTCGTCATCTTCCTCTTCGCGCGCCCGATCGCCGGGCTGTTCATCGACGACGCCGAGGTGATCGCGGACGCCGTCAGCTTCATCCAGATCCTCGCCCTGGCGCAGCCGCTGATGGCGGCGGATTCGGCGCTCGGCGGGGCGCTGCGCGGCGCCGGCGACACGCGCTTCCCGCTGCTCACGGTCGTGGTCGGGTTCTACGTGGCGCGACTGGGCTGCGCCTGGGCGGCGGCCCATCTGTTCGGTCTGAGCCTGGCCTGGGTTTGGGCGGCCCTGCTCGGCGACTACCTGCTGCGCGCCGTGCTCAAGGGCTGGCGCTTCCGCTCCGGCGTCTGGAAGCGGGCCCGCGTCTGA